DNA sequence from the Tissierella sp. MB52-C2 genome:
CAAGAATAAAGATAAAGGGAGATAGTACAAATGGAATGGTCAATATTTAAACAGGAGAATGAATTTGTGACGATTACAGAAGAAAAAGTAGGTGATATTCCATACCTAAGGGTTAATCCAAAAAAATATACTGGAGTATTACCAACTGTTATTTATTATCATGGATCGCATTCAAGTAAAGATTTTATAAGATTTCAAGCAATGTCAATTGCCAGTTTTGGTTATCAAGTAATTGTACCTGATGCATTATACCATGGTGAAAGACAGTCAATAGAATATAACGTAAAATATATATGGGAAATAATATTTAAAAGTATTCAAGAATCGGATATACTTATTAAGAGAGCAATAGAAAAACATGATGCTGATTCAACACGGATAGGAGTAATGGGAGATTCCATGGGGGCAATAACAGCTGGGGGAGTTTTCATTAAGCATGACTACTTAAAATGTCTAGCTGGATTCAATGGAGCCTTTGCTTGGCAAGAATGCATAAAAGTGAATGTCTTGCCATCGAGTGAACTTTATAAAGATGAAATTGAGTTATATGATCCAATGACACATGAAGAAAAAATAAAAGATAGAGCTATTTCAATTTTCCACGGAATAGAAGATACATCTTTACCTATTGAAATACAGAGAAAATTTGTTGATAGAATGAGACCACTTTATACAAGTAATCAAGATAAATTACAGGTAATAGAGTTTAGTAATGTTGACCATAGGGTTACGACAAGTATGTTAGAGAATTTAATTACATGGTTAAAAGTAAATCTTTAGTACTAAGTAGATGAAAATAACTTATTAAGAATCAGATGTACATCTCATGGAAATAAAAACTTCCTTATATGGATTATATTTATATAATTCAAAATTGTAGTTGTATTCTTTATTTCATTTTAGTACAATATAAGAGAATACAGCTTTCAATTTAATTTCGAAAGGAGTTGATTAAATTATGGCAAATATGAATATGGTGATGAATCAATAATTTAATACTTAAGTGTACGCTGAAACTAAGGTTTTCCGTATACTTTATAAAAACAACCCTTTTGAAAATACTGTATAAACAGAACTTGTCGATGGGCAAGTTTTTTTGTGCAAAAAAATTGGAGGTAATATGGTGAGATTTGAAGAGATTTATAAGAATGAAATGATTCTGACAAGAGAAAAAGATAATTTAATTATAGCACGTGTTAGCGAAGTACAGAGAGAATTATTAAAAGTAGTGTGTAGATATGGAGAAACAAATGCAAAATTAAAAGGTGCTTTTTATAAAGATAAAATGAATAAAGAGTATCCTGTAGTAGGAGATTATGTTCTGCTAGAATATAATGAAAATGGAACTTCTTTAATT
Encoded proteins:
- a CDS encoding dienelactone hydrolase family protein encodes the protein MEWSIFKQENEFVTITEEKVGDIPYLRVNPKKYTGVLPTVIYYHGSHSSKDFIRFQAMSIASFGYQVIVPDALYHGERQSIEYNVKYIWEIIFKSIQESDILIKRAIEKHDADSTRIGVMGDSMGAITAGGVFIKHDYLKCLAGFNGAFAWQECIKVNVLPSSELYKDEIELYDPMTHEEKIKDRAISIFHGIEDTSLPIEIQRKFVDRMRPLYTSNQDKLQVIEFSNVDHRVTTSMLENLITWLKVNL